One Brassica oleracea var. oleracea cultivar TO1000 chromosome C7, BOL, whole genome shotgun sequence genomic window carries:
- the LOC106301362 gene encoding cell division cycle protein 27 homolog B → MEAMLVDCVRNSLSHFVYKNAIFMCERLCAEFPSEVNLQLLATSYLQNNQAYSAYHLLKGTQMAQSRYLFALSCYQMDLLNEAESALCPLNEPGAEIPNGAAGHYLLGLIYKYTDRRKNAAQQFKQSLTLDPLLWAAYEELCILGAAEEPSAVFGEAAALSIQKQYMQQLPSSLGLNTYNDERNTTSVKNTSSEDYSPRQPKHTQGHGLKDISGNFHSHGLNGGVSNMSFYNTPLPVAAQLSGMAPPPLFRNFQPAVPNQNSLTTDNSPKSTVNSTIQAPAPRRKFVDEGKLRKISGRLFSDSGPRRSSRLSADSGANTNASVATVSGNGNNTSKHLGGSKLGSLGLRSVTLRKGNSWANENMDEGVRGESFDDSRPNTASTTGSMASSDAKSCDQEDEIMSQKIIIGISEILSLLRTLGEGCRLSYMYKCQEALDTYMNLPHKHYNTGWVLSQVGKAYFELIDYLEAEKAFRQARQASPYSLEGMDIYSTVLYHLKEDMKLSYLAQELISTDRLAPQSWCAMGNCYSLQKDHETALKNFLRAVQLNPRFAYAHTLCGHEYATLEDFENGMKSYQNALRVDTRHYNAWYGLGMIYLRQEKLEFSEHHFRMAFLINPSSSVIMSYLGTALHALKRSEEALEIMEQAILADRKNPLPMYQKANILVCLERLDEALEVLEELKEYAPSESSVYALMGRIYKRRNMHDKAMLHFGLALDMKPPATDVAAIKAAMEKLHVPDEIDESP, encoded by the exons ATGGAAGCTATGCTAGTGGACTGTGTACGCAACAGCCTCAGTCATTTTGTGTACAAGAATGCCATTTTCATGTGTGAGCGTCTCTGCGCCGAGTTTCCCTCTGAG GTTAATCTACAGCTGTTAGCCACCAGTTACCTTCAGAATAATCAAGCTTACAGTGCCTATCATCTGCTCAAGG GAACACAAATGGCTCAGTCTCGGTACTTGTTCGCCTTATCTTGCTACCAGATGGACCTTCTCAATGAAGCTGAATCTGCACTCTGCCCTCTTAATGAACCTGGTGCGGAG ATCCCAAATGGTGCAGCGGGTCATTACCTTCTTGGGCTTATTTACAA GTATACTGATAGAAGGAAGAACGCCGCTCAACAATTTAAGCAGTCTTTGACACTGGATCCTCTACTTTGGGCTGCATATGAGGAATTATGCATACTAG GTGCTGCTGAGGAACCATCTGCGGTTTTTGGTGAAGCAGCTGCTCTCTCCATCCAAAAGCAGTACATGCAACAACTGCCATCTTCACTCGGCTTAAACACGTACAATGATGAACGTAATACTACTTCGGTTAAAAACACGAGCTCTGAAGATTACAGTCCAAGGCAGCCCAAGCACACGCAAGGCCATGGCCTTAAAGATATCTCTGGAAATTTCCACTCGCATGGTCTTAACGGAGGTGTTTCGAACATGTCATTCTATAATACCCCTTTGCCAGTGGCTGCACAG CTATCCGGTATGGCTCCACCACCACTTTTCCGGAATTTTCAGCCGGCCGTTCCAAACCAAAACTCCCTTACTACTGACAATTCCCCAAAGTCCACAGTAAACTCTACCATTCAAGCACCTGCACCCAGAAGAAAATTTGTAGATGAAGGAAAGCTACGTAAG ATTTCTGGCAGGCTGTTTTCTGATTCTGGTCCACGAAGGAGTTCGAGATTGTCTGCTGATTCAGGTGCAAACACTAATGCAAGTGTTGCAACAGTAAGCGGAAATGGGAACAACACTTCCAAGCATTTAGGAGGTTCTAAATTGGGTTCTTTGGGACTTCGTTCTGTTACACTTCGGAAGGGGAATTCTTGGGCAAATGAAAACATGGATGAAG GGGTTCGTGGGGAATCTTTTGATGATTCAAGGCCTAATACTGCCTCAACGACTGGTTCTATGGCTTCCAGTGATGCTAAATCCTGTGATCAAGAAGACGAAATAATGTCGCAGAAAATCATAATTGGTATTTCAGAAATATTAAGCCTCCTAAGGACACTCGGGGAAGGGTGTAGACTTTCGTACATGTACAAGTGTCAG GAGGCACTAGATACATATATGAATCTTCCACATAAGCACTATAATACAGGATGGGTTCTTTCCCAG GTGGGTAAAGCATACTTTGAATTAATAGACTATTTAGAAGCGGAAAAAGCATTCCGTCAAGCCCGCCAGGCTTCTCCTTATAGCTTAGAAGGAATGGATATTTACTCTACTGTCCTCTAC CACTTGAAGGAAGATATGAAACTTAGTTACTTGGCTCAGGAACTCATATCAACAGATCGCTTAGCTCCGCAATCTTG GTGTGCTATGGGAAACTGTTATAGTTTGCAAAAAGACCATGAGACTGCACTGAAGAATTTCCTACGAGCTGTTCAACTGAATCCAAGATTTGCATATGCACATACTTTATGTGGCCACGA ATACGCAACTCTAGAAGATTTTGAGAACGGAATGAAAAGTTACCAAAACGCACTTCGTGTAGACACAAGACACTATAACGCTTGGTATGGGCTTGGAATGATCTATCTACGCCAAGAGAAGTTAGAGTTCTCAGAGCATCACTTCAGAATGGCTTTCTTAATAAACCCGAGTTCCTCTGTTATAATGTCTTATTTAGGGACAGCTCTTCATGCCTTAAAG AGAAGCGAGGAAGCGTTAGAGATAATGGAGCAAGCTATATTAGCAGACAGGAAGAATCCTCTTCCAATGTACCAGAAAGCTAACATACTTGTCTGCTTAGAGAGATTAGATGAAGCTCTAGAAGTTCTGGAGGAGCTTAAAGAGTATGCGCCTTCAGAGAGCAGCGTATACGCTTTAATGGGCAGGATCTATAAGCGGCGAAACATGCACGATAAAGCCATGCTTCATTTCGGTCTAGCTTTGGATATGAAACCGCCTGCAACTGATGTTGCTGCAATAAAG GCTGCAATGGAGAAACTGCATGTTCCTGATGAGATTGACGAGAGCCCATAG